From Halorientalis litorea:
TCCGCGCTCATGCCCCTCTCTAACACGGTGGATGATTTCACTCTTATCGTTGTGCCCGGAACCCGACGGACTGAAGAAACTCGACGCCTCAAGTCCGGTATGGCCGCTGCCGAGACTCTCGGACGCTTTCCGAAGGCTCATCCCCGTGTCGTGACCGCCGTGCTGTCGGTTGTCGGGTACATCCTCGTCCTCGGTGCGTTCGGCGGGGTGCTCCCGTTCCCGACCATCGAGCGCGGGACGGTCAACCTGCTCGGGGACGCTATCGCCGTCGTGAACACCGCGGCATTGGCGGCTATCCTCGTCGGTGTCCGGTTCATCCGTCGGGGCGAAGTCCGCAAACACCGCGCCGCGATGCTGACCGCTTTCAGCCTGATTATGGTCTTTCTGGCCCTGTACCTCCTCAAGGTCGGTGGCGGGTTCGAGAAGGCAATCCTCGCCAAAGGCGTGGTGCTGTGGGCCTACCTCGCCATGCTCGCGATTCACATTCTCCTGTCGGCACTCTCGGTGCCCGTCGTCCTCCACGCCGTCGTCCTCGGACTGACGCACACGCCCGAGGAGTTGCGGGACACGGTTCACAAGCGCGTCGGCCGCGTCGCCGTCGCCGCGTGGGGCCTCTCGCTGGCGTTGGGCATCGTGACGTACCTGATGCTCAACCACGTGTATGGCTGGGAACCGCGGGCAGAACTCCTCTTGCTGGTCGCCGTGCCGAACCTGTGGGAGAAATTGGACGGCTGAAACCGTTAACTGTCGTCGCTACCGCCGCCGACCACGTCGACGAACCGGCCGAACGCGCCGCCGATTTCCGGGTCCTCGTCCGCCTCCGCCTCGCTGTCGTCGGCATCCGTCTCAGCCTCGCCGTCGCCGCTTCCACCGCTACCTACCTCGGAGAGCGACTTATTGACTTCGAGCGTCGAGTCGTCGGTCTGTTCCGTGTCGTCCGAGTCGGACTCGTCGGTGGCCGTCGAGAGCGCGCTCGACCCACTCCCGGCAATCACGTCGCCGAGGAGGAGGTTCTTCACGATGTCCTCGTAGGCGGCTACCGGGTCCTCCGTCTCGCGCAGGTCCGGGACGGTGCCGAGGAGGTCACTGCCGACTTCCACCGGGACGCGCTCTAACGGGAGTTCACGGGCCGTGTCCGTGACGACGACGCCCGACACGTCCGTCCCGAGTTTCTCCGCGAACTCGACGGTCTTGCGAGTGTCGGAGACGGCCGCGCGCTCCGGCGAACTCACCACGACCACCTCGTCGGCGTTTTCCAGCGGAACCTGCACCTCCTCGGTCAGGCCAGTCGCCGTGTCGACGACGATGATGTCGTACGCCGCGCTGACCGTCTTCAGCACGTCCGCGACGCGCTTCGGGTCCGCGTCGGCGAACGCCAGCAGGTCGTCGGACCCGGCGAGTACGTCGAGACTCGTTTCCACGTCGCCAAACTCGACAGGGTACCCCTCGAACGCCTCCGAGAGTTCCGCGTCGCCGGTGAGCACGTCGTGAATGGTGTGCTCGGGGCTGAGGTTCAGTACGTCAGCCATGTCCGACATGGCGAGGTCGGCGTCGACGAGTGCCACGTCACGACCGGTCGCGCTGAAGACAGATGCGAGGTTGATGGCCGTCGTCGTTTTGCCGCTCCCGCCCTTACCGCTCGCGACTGCATACACCGTACCAAGAATTATCAGGTATTTGGGTATTCAGCCGGTTAGTAGCCGGTAACACTTCGAACGTCGAAACGAGCAAAAGTTTGCATTTCTTGGGTATTAGTTGGTAACACCGGTGTTATGAGAACGGTTGTCGTGCCTGTCTTTATCGTAGTGAACGAGTGAGTGTAAACTGATATAAACGGGAAAGTCATGTATCGCAACGGCACGGCGAGTCACCGCATGGGTCCCTCAGTCCGTCCGCGGGAGAGACGCCGCACCCGCCGCGAAGCAGACGACCGTTACCCCGGCCAACACGCCGAAGTACAGGAGCGGACCGGGTGCGGCCATCCCGAACCACGTCTCGGCCGCCGGTTCGGACGTGAGGGCACGGACGCCGCGGGCGAAGTACGTCAGCGGCGAGAGTTGCATCGCGGGGCGGAACCACGCCGGGAGCAGGTCCGGTGGGACGAACGTCTCAGAGAGGAACAACAGCGGGAGCGCGATGGCGTTGCTGGCCGCGATGACGCCGTCCTGTGAGTCCGCGAACGACCCCAACAGTGCCCCGACGCCACAGAACAGGGCGACGCCGGCGACGAGGAACGGGACGACCAGCGGCGAGAGCGTGACATCCGCCCCCGTGGCGAGGACGACCAGCGCGAGCAACAGCAGCCCCGCCAGTCCGATGACGACGACGTTCACGAGCGTCTGTGCGAGCAACCACTCCCCCCGCGAGAGCGGCGTCGTCGCGAGTTTCTCGAACTGGTTGCCCGCCCGGTGGCGCGCCACCTCGCTCCCGACGCGGGACAGCGGCGTGAACAACACGACCACCGCGAGGTAGCCCGGGATGTAGTAGGCTGGCGGTTCGGTGAACAGGCCGCCCCCCGTCGGCTGTGTACCGACCAGCACCCCGAAGATGAGGACGATGATGACCGGGAAGAAGAAGGTGAAAAACACCGCTGTCCGGCGTCGGAGGAAGGAGTGCCACGCCGCGACCGACGCGGCGCGGACGCGAGTGAGCGCGCCCATCGTCACTGCACCTCCTCCGTGTCGTCCGCCCCGTGTGACCGCCTGCCGCCGTCGGCAAGCGGTATCTCGCCGCGGTCCACCGCGTCGCCGCTCCGCGTAACCGCTCGCCCCGTCAGGTCGAGATACACGTCTTCGAGGTCCGGTTCCGTCCACGAGAGGGCGTCGTACGCCGCACCGGTCGCTTCCAGCGTGGCCACCACGTCACCGATGGCCTCCGGGGGCACGTCGTACACGGTCAACTGCCCGTCGGCGAACTCGGCTGGGTAGTCGAGCGCGTCCGTCACAGACGGGTCGGCGTCCGTCTCGACGACCAGACGGCTCTCCCCGCCGTGCCGCTCGACGAGTGCGGCGGGCACGTCACAGGCGACGAGTTCGCCGCCGTCGAGCAACCCCACCCGGTCGGCGAGTCGCTCGGCTTCCTCCATGTAGTGGGTCGTCAGGAAGACGGTGGTTCCGGCGGCGGCCAACTCCTCGACGAGACGCCAGAGTGCCCGCCGGCCGGCCGGGTCGATACCGGTCGTCGGTTCGTCCAGCACCAGCAAGTCCGGGTCGTTGACCAACGCCGTCCCGACGCAGGCGCGTCGCTGTTGCCCGCCGGAGAGGTTCTCGTACCACGTCTCGGCGGCGTCGGCGAGGCCCACGTCCGCGAGGACCGACTCGACCGACCGCGTCTCGTCGTACAGCCCGGCGTAGTACGCCAGTAGTTCCCGGACGGTCAACCGGGCAGGGGGGTCGAACGACTGCGGCAGGAGGCCGAGCCGCTGTCGGTCCATCTCGGTCGGCGGCCCGCCGAACACCGACACGCGCCCCTCGGCGTCGGTCGTTCCGACGAGTGCCCGGACGAGCGTCGTCTTGCCCGCGCCGTTCGGGCCGACCAGTGCGAACACTTCACCCTCCTCGACGGAGAGCGAGACGCCATCCACCGCCACGGTGTCGCCGTAGGCCCGGCGCACGTCCTCGGCGACGATGGCCGCTGTCATGTGTGCCCGGGGGGCCGGTATCGGCGTAAGCGATTCGATTCGTCCCGGGGGGATAAGCCGCTGGCGGCCCGAGTTGTGCCGTGGACCTGTTCGCTAGCAAAGAGGACCTGCAACTGACTGCGGGGAGCGTGCGCGGTCCGTTGTTCAAACTCGCCGTCCCCGTCGTCCTCGCCACCCTGCTCCAGACGGTGTACAACCTGACCGACACCTTCTGGGTCGGGCAGTACGACAGCACCGCGCTCGCGGCACTGACGTTCTCCTTCCCCCTCGTGTTCCTCTCGCTCGCACTCGGCGGCGGTGTCTCGACCACCGGTCGCATCCTCGTCGCCCAGTACGAGGGGGCCGGTGACCGGCGTGACGCGGGCGTCGTCGCCGGCCAGACGCTGACCTTCGCCGTCGCCGCGGCACTCGTCGTCGCCGGCCTCGGCGTCGTCGGCGTGCCGCCGCTGTTGGCCGCCGCCGGTGCTGGGCCCGACGTTGCCCCGCTCGCGGAGACGTACCTCACCTACGTCCTCGCGGGCCTGCCGCTACTCTTTCTCGCCGCGACGTTCTCGGCAGTCCTCCAAGGCTACGGGGACACCGTGACGCCACTGCTCGTCGTCGCCGCCTCCGTCCTGTTGAACATCGTCCTCGACCCCGTGCTGGTGTTCGGACTCGGCCCAGTCCCCGAACTCGGCCTGCGCGGGGCCGCCATCGCCACGCTCGGCGCGCGTGGGGTGGCCGCCGTCGCCGGCGTGTGGTTGCTCGTGTCGGGCCGTGTCGGACCGGGTGTCCCCCTCGGGGACATGTGGCCGCGACGGGCGTACCTCGCGCGCGTCCTCCGACTCGGAGTCCCAGCGTCGCTCGAAACCACGGCCATCGCCGTCTCCGTCACGGCGATGCTGTTCGTCGTCGGGCGGTTCCCCGAACCCGTCGTCGCTGGCTTCGGTATCGGCGAGCGCGTCCTTTCGCTGATGTTTCTCCCAGCCATCGGCGTCGCCAGTGCCACGACGACGATGGTCGGGCAGAACCTCGGCGCGGACGAACCGGAACGAGCGCGCCGCGCCGCCCGAATCGCCGTCGGCTACCCCCTCGTCGGCTTGACTGCCGTCGGCCTCCTCGTCGTCGCCGCGGCACCAGTCGTGGCCGGCGTGTTCACGCCCGACGACGCCGTTATCGGCCACGCGGCAGCCTTCCTCACCTACACCGGGCCGGCGTTCGGGCTGGAGGCGGCCCTCCGGGTGTACAGCGGCGTGTTCCGCGGTGCCGGTCGAACCAGCGTGGCGATGGTTGTCACCGGTGTCGCGTTCCTCCCCGTCCGCCTCGGCCTCGCGCTCGCGCTGGTCGGGCCACTCGGGCCGACGGCAATCTGGGTCGCCTACGCGGTCAGCGGTCTCCTCGGTGCGGGACTGGCCGCGCTGGTCGCCCGGACCATCTCGTGGGAACGGCTGGTTTAGACGTACTGCCGCGCGCGGCGCACCGTCTCGTCCACGTCGAACTCGTCGTCTGCGATATCGAACACCGGTTCTCCGTCGACGGTGACGCGGAACACGCCGTGGTCGCCGGTTCGGAGCGTCACCGCGTCGAGTCGCTCGCCGAACGCCGTGAGGAGCGCGCGCTGGACGCTCACCGCTCGGTCGAGGTATCCACAGGGGACGCAGTATTCGATTTCGACTTCGGTCACACCCGGGGTTTGGTCGGCACCATTCAAAAGGCTACGCCGTCAGCGGCCGAAGGGCCGCCAGTACAGCAGGCCGACCGTCACGACGAACACGACCGTCGAGAGACCGTATGATTGGGCGTACACCGCGCCCGCCAGTGCCGTCCCGGTGCCTGCCACGCCGGTCACGACCGTTGCCAGAATCGGCCACGTGCAACTCACGCACGAGAGCAGACCGAGCAGTCCCGTGACGGCCGACCCCGCGGCGTCGATGACTGTCGCGTAGACGAGATACGCGAGCGCGGCGTAGCCGACGACTTTGAACGGCAACAGCGTGACGGCGACCACCGACCCGTTGTACAGGACGGCCGGCCCCCATCCCGGCGGGATGGAGAGCGCGGCGATGCGGAACGACGAGGGGCCGGGCGTGGCGAGGCCGAACAGGCCACCGAAGTAGCCGAGGAGGACGAAGTAGCCGACGGCGACGGCGGCCGCGAGTCGTCGCTGTCGCGTCCCCGTCGGTGCCGGGTCGGTTCGGAGGACGGCCCACACACCCACGTTTATCCAGACGAACGGGTACACCCAGTAGCGCAGTCCGCCGGCACTCGTCAACTGGGCACTCGAGACGAGCCAGTACAGCCCGAGTGCGAAGAGTTCGACGTTGAGGACCAACAGCCCCCACAACACTGTCTCACGGCTGATGTCGAAGCGGTCCAGCCAGTTCGCGGTGGCGGTGTCTGTCATAGCGCGAGTGCATCGACGACGACGGCGAGCAGGAGCGCGCCGAGATACGCGTTCGAGGCGTGGAAGGCGCGGAAGGCCGCCCCTTCGGTCTGCTCACGGTGGAGCCTGACGACTGCCCAGAGGAACACCGTCCCGAGCGCGGTGGTCGTCGCGGCGTACACCCAGCCCAGTTCCGTCACCGCGGCCAGCACCGTCGCGGCGAGCAGGGTGGCCCCCAGCCACAGGAGGATGTGCTTGCGCGTCGTCGCCTCGCCGCGGACGACGGGCATCATCGGGAACCCGCCGCGCTCGTAGTCGTCCTTGTACGCGAGCGCGAGATTGTAGAAATGGGCGGGCGTCCAGACGAAGATGACGCCGGCCAACACCACGCCCGGTATCCCGATAGAGCCGGTGACGGCGGCCCACCCGATGAGTGCCGGGAGCGCGCCCGCCGCACCGCCGATGACCGTGTTCTGGACCGTGTTCGGCTTGAGGACCAGCGTGTAGACGATGCTGTAAAACAGGATGGCGACGAGGCCGAGCACCGCCGCGAGGGGGTTCAACTGCAGGAACACCGCGAGGGAGGCGGCGGCCAGTGCCAGCCCGAACGCCATCGCGTTGCGGACCGGCACTTGGTGGGTCGCTATCGGCCGGTCGCTGGTGCGGTCCATCTGCTTGTCTCTGTCGCGCTCGAAGACGTGGTTGAACGTCCCGCTGGCCCCGATTGCGAGGACGCCGCCGCCGAGCGTCAGAACGACGGTGCGGACGGTCAAGGAGGGACCGGCAGCCAGTGCCATACCGGCGGCGGCGACCAGACAGAGCAGCCACATCAGCCGAGGTTTCGTCAGGCGGAAGTAGGCCATGCCGACGGCCTTCGCCCGGCCGAGCGCGCTGTCGGGGAGCGGCGGCTGGTCGAGCGGTTCGTCGGCCGCCTCGGCACTCGGCGGTTCGAGGGTCGGTGATTCCTCGGGTTCGTCGGTTTCGGCGGGTTCGAGGTGCCACGCCAGCGCGAGGGTCAGTGCCGCGAAGATGCCCATGCCCGCGACGAGGTGGGCGAGGGGGAACGGGGCGGCACCGGTCTCGACGGCGACGAACGCGCCGACTACGACCTGGACGGGGTAGAGAACGAGCGCGACGCCCAGTGCCACCCGGACGCGGGTCGAGATGTCGTCACGGCGGAGGCTGGCGAGTGCGGCCACGAACAATAGGACGAACACGAGCGCGGCCACGGCGCGGTGGGTCCACGCGACGGCCAGTGCGGGCGTGGCGAGCGTCGGTGTCTGTGCACAGACCGGCCACGACGGGCAGGCACTCGCGGCGTCGGAGATGGCGGCGGTCGCACCGAGAACTACCAGCAGGTACACGCCAACGGCGGTGCTGGCGAGGAGCGTCGCAAACCGCGGGCGGCCGGTGGCCCCAAACACCGATGGAACTCTCACTAGTCGTTCCTTGTCGCGGGTCCACTTATGCCCCCCGCTTCGGCGTCGACGGCGGCGCGAGAACCGCGTCACGAGGGACGGGCTGGGCGGAAGACAGTAGGTATTTATGCCGGAATTCCTAACGCCCGCTTACGATGAACCGCAAGCGCGCCGGGCTGATGGGCCTCTTCAGTGCCGCGCTGTTGCTGGTGGCGGTCGAACCCGCCCTCGCGCAGACCAGTACCTCCACGACGGAGAGCCTCATCTGGGGGCTGAACATGAAGCTCCTCTACGTGGCGATACCGATCACCATCCTCGTCGAGGGTATTCTGGTGTACACGGTCTGGAAGTACAGCAAGAGCGACGAGGCCAAACCCACACAGGAGAACCGCCGACTCGAAATCACGTGGACCATCGCGACAGCCGTCATTCTCCTCTTCGTCGGCGTCGCGTCCTATCAGGTCCTCGGGAACCCGTACGTCACCGCCTCGACCGCACAGCAAGAGCAGGTCGAGGAGATGGAGCAGATTGACGTCATCGGGCAAAAGTACATCTGGTACTTCCAGTACGACGACATCAGTGCCGAGGACGTCTCGGCCACCGGGCTGACGCTCGAAAACGTCTCCGTCGAGGGCGGGGAGGTGGTCAGTACCGGTGACGACGGCACTGTCGTCGAGGGGGCAGAACTCACCGGGGCTGGTGTCGAGTCCGCAACGCTCGACTCCGCGACTGTCTCCGGTATCGATGCGAACGAAGGCGAGAGCGTCTCCGCCGACGGTGTCGATGTCTCGGACGCCAACATCTCGGACGCGACGCTCGCCGGTGCCTCCGTCAGAACGACGGAGACGATGGTGATGCCCGCAAACGAGGACGTGCGCCTCAACATCACCTCGGTCGACTGGCTCCACGCCTTCCACGTCCCGAGCCTCGGGCTGAAGTCCGACGCCTTCCCCGAGCAGTCGAACTACCTGCAGACGAACGTCGGTGAAACCGGTACCCATCAGCTCTACTGCGCTGAATACTGTGGCACGGGCCACTCCGGGATGCTCGGAACGGTCGACGTGCGCTCACAGAACGAGTACCAGCAGTGGCTCGTCCAGCAGTGGGTAGAAGACAACCAGTAACTCAGACGTGCGGTTTCGGCAGTAAGTCCTCGAACGGCTGGTCGTCCAACCAGCCCGCGAGGTTGACGAGGTTCTCACAGGCGGCCTCGAACAGTTCTTCGCCGATTTCGGGCGATGCGTCGGTTTGGTCGCCCAGCACGCCGTTGTCCGTGTTGTCGATTGCGTCGTAGAACGTTCTGGCGCCGTAGGTCCGCCCGGCCTCGGCGTCGAACTCCACGAGGCCACCGTCCCGTGCGTCCTCGATACGGTCCGTGCGCACGAGGTCCGGCGCGAGGTGCCACACCAGCGACGTTTCTTTCGGGCCGCCGTGCGGCCCGGGCGTCTCGAACACCGCCTCGATGCGGTCGGTGATGCTCTCGTCCCACATCCACTCGACGGCGTACGCGACTTCGTCGTCGCGGAGGCGGCGACCGACCTCCCGGAGGTGTTCGACGTTGCCGCCGTGTGCGTTGACGAAGACCACTCGGTCGATGCCGTGATACGTGAGGTTGCGCGTGAAACTCTCCACGTAGTCACGGAACACCGGCGCGTCGACCCACATCGTCCCGTGGAACTGTCGGTGGTGGGGACTCACGCCGATGTCGACGGTGGGCGTACAGAGGAACCCGGTCCGTCGGGCCGCCTCGCGGGCGAACCCTTCCGCGATGATGGCGTCAGTCGCCTCGGGAAGGTGCGGGCCGTGCTGTTCTGTCGACCCCAGCGGAACGAGTGCGACCGATTCGGTTCCGAAATACTCGCCTAACTCCGGCCACGTCTTGTCGCCGACAAACATGGTCGAACGCTGGGGGGCCGCGGGTATCAATGTTCGCGCCCGCTTGCCGCGTGGAACGCCCCCTTCAGCAGAGGTTGCCGGTCGAGTAGACCTCTCCGTCGTCGGTTATCGCGAGGCCGACACCGAGATACTCCGCGTTCTCGTAGGAGAGCCGTTCCCGGTACGCCGAGTTGTCGTACCACTTCTCGACGATGTCGCGTGCGACTTCGGTTTCGTCCTCGTTGAACTCCGTGACGCCGTCGACTTCGTACGGCCGCCCGGCGACAGTCTGTGACAGCACTTCGAGGTTACTGCTCGACGAGGTGTCGGCCCTGATGATGTACGTGCCGGCGGCCGACTCGAACTGACAGGTGTCGTAGAGGTTCGCGTTCCGGTAGCGGTCGGCACTACTCGTGGCGTCGAACTCGTGGCTGACGAGACGCTCTCTGGCCATCCGCTGGCTGTGGCTGTTGGCCATCTCGGTCACGGCGTCGGCCGTCTGTCCACCTCTCTCGAAGGCGTTCAGGTCGTCCGCGCGCCGTCTGCTGTTGACCAAGCGGAGTACCTCCGACCGAATCTCGCTCTCGTCGAACTCACGCGTCGGAACCGTGGTTCGGCCGCCCGGAAGAGTCGGCGTTCCACTCCCACCCTGCTGGTCGGGGGCGGCGGTCGGAACCGGTGTCGGCGTCCCCTCGTCGGCATCAGTCGCTACCGGGTCCGGCCCACCGATCTGCATCCCGATGAGAATCCCGACGCCCATCGCTACGAGAACGATGACCCCCAGCACGCCCAGTGCCGTGTTGTTCGCCATACTACCGTATCCCTCTCAGCACTGGCAAATCAATGTTGTGTCATTCACTCGCATCGTCGGGTCGTTTCTTCGAGAGTGCCGTCCGGTCGAGTTCGCAGACGAGCGTCTCCTCGCCGTCGTCGCCCAGTTTGTACGCCTCGACGTGCATCGTGACGACGCCACGGTCCCCGTCGCTCGTCTCGCGCTTGTTCGTCACCGTGGACTGGGCCCGAATCGTGTCGCCGTGGAACACCGGTGCGGGATGCTCGACGTTGTCGTAGGACAAGTTGGCGACGATGGTGCCGTCGGTGGTGTCGGGTATCGTCATGCCGACGGCCAGTGCCATCGTGTAGAGGCCGTTGACGACGCGTTCGCCGAACTGCGTGTCCGCGGCGAACACCGAGTCGAGGTGGAGCGGCTGTTGGTTCATCGTCATGTCGCAGAACTGTTGGTTGTCGCTCTCGGAGACCGTCCGCCGTTTGTCGTGTTCGATGGTCTCGCCGACCTCGAACTCCTCGTAGTAGAGACCGGTCACGCCCGTGTCGTCTCCTGGCCCGCTGATAACGGTATCGGGAACGGGGACCGCCCGGCTCGACCCCCGGAACGCTGAAGCCGCCACCACCGAAACGGCCTGTATGGCACGTCGGAGTCTCCTGTTTTCGCCCGGTGACCAGCCCGCGTTGCTGCGGAAGGCACCCGAGACGGGTGCCGACGGCGTGATTTTCGACCTCGAAGACGCCGTTGCACCCGACGAGAAGACGACGGCCCGCGACGCCGTCCACGAGGTACTCACCGACCCGGCGTTCGACCCGGACTGTGAGGTGTGCGTCCGCCTCGATCCGGTGGGTGCCGGGGCCGCCGCCGACGTGGCCGCGGTTCTCGACGGTGACCCCCGACTCGACAGCGTGATGCTCCCGAAAGTCAGCGACGCCGCCGACGTGACCGCCCTCGGCGACCTGTTGGCCGACCACGGCGCGGCACTGTCGGTCCTCGCTATCGTCGAGTCGGCGGCGGCGGTCCTCGCCGCCGAGGACATCGCTCGCGCGGACCCGACGGACGCGCTGGTGTTCGGTGCCGAGGACCTCGCTGTCGACATCGGGGCGGCTCGGTCCGTCGAGGGAGGGGAGACGATGTACGCCCGCCAGCGCGTCGTCCTCGCCGCCAGTGCCGCGGGCGTGGATGCCCTCGACAGCATCCACGCCGACATCGAGGACACCGAGGGTCTGGCGGCGGACGCGACGACGGCGAGGCGACTGGGGTTCGACGGCAAGGTCGCAATCCACCCCGACCAGATTCCGGTCATCAACGATGCCTTCACACCGCCCGCAGAGCGGGTCGAGTGGGCCGAACGCGTCCTCGAAGCGAGCGAGGCCGCCGCGGCGGAGGGCCGTGGCGTAGTCCGCGTCGACGGCGAGATGGTCGACGCACCGGTCGTCGCGCGGGCCGAACGCGTCCTCGAACTGGCACGGGCGGGCGACGACCGCTGACTCACGGACGGCACCACGTTTAACTCGGCCGTCGCCGATTGGTGGGGCATGACAAACGAGGTGAACCCGTTCGAGAGCTTGCAGGAGCAAATCGACGACGCAGCCGTCTTTCTCGACATCGCTCCGGACCGCATCGAACGGCTGAAGCGACCGGAGCGGGTGCTGGAGACGAACCTCTCGGTCGAGATGGACGATGGGTCCATCGAGGTGTTCGAGGCGTTCCGGTCGCAGTTCAACGGCGACCGGGGACCGTACAAGGGCGGCATCCGCTATCATCCCGGCGTCACTCGCGACGAGGTGAAGGCACTCTCCGGGTGGATGGTCTACAAGTGTGCCGTCGTTGACATCCCGTACGGTGGCGGCAAGGGTGGTATCGTCCTCGACCCGCGGGACTACTCCGCCAGTGAACTCGAACGCATCACGCGGTCCTACGCCACCGAACTGCGCCCGCTCATCGGGCCGGACCGGGACATCCCCGCGCCGGACGTCAACACCGGCCAGCAGGAGATGAACTGGATAAAAGACACATACGAGACGCTCGAACGGACGACGGCCCCCGGCACGGTGACCGGAAAGTCCCCGACCAGCAGCGGGAGCGCGGGCCGCGTCGAGGCGACGGGGCGGTCGGTGATGCTCACCGCCCGGGAGGCGTTCGAGTACT
This genomic window contains:
- a CDS encoding HpcH/HpaI aldolase/citrate lyase family protein, encoding MARRSLLFSPGDQPALLRKAPETGADGVIFDLEDAVAPDEKTTARDAVHEVLTDPAFDPDCEVCVRLDPVGAGAAADVAAVLDGDPRLDSVMLPKVSDAADVTALGDLLADHGAALSVLAIVESAAAVLAAEDIARADPTDALVFGAEDLAVDIGAARSVEGGETMYARQRVVLAASAAGVDALDSIHADIEDTEGLAADATTARRLGFDGKVAIHPDQIPVINDAFTPPAERVEWAERVLEASEAAAAEGRGVVRVDGEMVDAPVVARAERVLELARAGDDR
- a CDS encoding MaoC family dehydratase; this translates as MTGLYYEEFEVGETIEHDKRRTVSESDNQQFCDMTMNQQPLHLDSVFAADTQFGERVVNGLYTMALAVGMTIPDTTDGTIVANLSYDNVEHPAPVFHGDTIRAQSTVTNKRETSDGDRGVVTMHVEAYKLGDDGEETLVCELDRTALSKKRPDDASE